GATTGTCCAGGGTAATGTGCTGGATTGTTGGGATCACTTGTTCCCCTCAGTGAGGGAACTCTGCTTGGAGCTGTTGGGCAAAAAGCAGAAGCACCAGTAAACCAAGAATTTGCTGACTGttcaggggaaaagggaggggtAATGACTGAGGCAGGTTTGTCTTGGATGCCATCCAAGTTTTCTACTTCTTGTATTGCTAGgtttttcccagctccttcagttaTTGAAATGATGTTACAATAATGTTCAATCTGAGCATACCACTTCCTTACTGAGGTCCTCTGGGCCACCCCATCAGGTGGGGGGGTCCCAGTAGTGACTGACTTAATAACTTTGAAAGGACTTCTCAAGACAATTGGTTGTTGTCGTGCAATCATCTGCACTTCTATGAGAGCTAGGCTAACAAGAAACAAGCTTTTTTCCCAGGTAGTGTACCTcttttcagcatctctgaaaCCACGGGAATAAAAACCAACAAGCCATGTTGGACCCTCAGGACCCTGCTGCCACATGTGTACTGACAACCCTGAGGAGGCAAATCCCTATTTCACCTGGAAAGGATCTGTAGGATGAATAGGGCCAAGGGCTCGGTGAGCAGTTGCTTCAAAAATCAGTAATTGCATTGTTTCTTCCTGAACAACAGTCCATTCCCATAGGCAGGCGGCTTTGTGGACATCTTCCAAAAGTTGGTTGGGGGTACTGGCTATAGCTAAAGGGTCTCCCCTTTCCAAAGCATTACCTCCCCTGGCCCAGAAAGCTGCATTGTTTAAAACTTGTGTAAGGGAATGTTGTGGCTGGTTGCCCAAGGctggtggaggaggaggtgcGCTGGGTTGTTGGTTAGATGGATTCAATGCAATAGGTTTGGGACAGGAccaattaaaatttattttagccAAGTTATCATGAGGCAATTTGTCCATTATTTCTTGTGGAACTCCCGTTTTCAGCCCTAGCAACCACAACTGCTGTCGGTTAGagatgttttttcccctttctgttttttctttaggGGAAGCAATGTGCCTGACTCCTCTGGGTTTTTCGGATTTGTCCTCTGAGTGTTTTACCAGTCCTTATTTTTTGCTGTAACTGATTAACTCCTCTGCTACTCCATTCCATGTCCAAACTTTACGACTGCTGTTAGATTGTGTGCTAGGAGTAGCAAAAGGCGAGGAGTCAGTGGAGTCAGTGGAACCGGTTTGATCACTTGCATGTCCAAGACATCTTTCAAGCCTATCTACTGGGGTGATAGATGCTATTGTTTTTTGAAGGAGAATTGCTGTTGGTTTAAGTGATTCTGGCAAACCTCGAATTAGAGGGGTCATAATTTCTGGTTTGACAGGCTGTTGCATTGGTGACTCACAGccagagaataattttctttcatgtatcATTTGGAACCATGCAGCTTTGTGGATGTTTTCTAGGAGTTGGTCTGAGGTGCCGACAATTGCCAGAGGGTCGTCCCTTTCAAGGGGGTTTAGTCCCCCTGCCCAGTAAGCTGCACACTGTGTCAGGGACCATGGAGCACGTGTATTTCCTGTTAAGAAAACTCCATGTCCCCAGTAGCCACTTGCTTCTTGTTcacttaatttaatttggtCATCTCCAGTGAGTGAAACTCTAAAAACATACTCCGTCTGATTCACTAGGGAGGTGGGagtattccttttttattttagctaaaTTAAGTGGCTGTGTATGGTATTTCTTTGGTGGTTATGTGGGGATCACGATCCTCTTCATTTATATAGTTATATTCTGTTTTAATGAGAGGTCTCAAGTTGGAACAACAGTGTTCCCCACAATTTTGCATGTGTATCAATTCCTTCTGAGGGTATATCTGTTTGATAGTGTATGACTCcctttcttctatttctttagGTGTTTCTACGGGGTTcaagtttttcctttgctcttctgcaagggaaaactgcagcaaataaacatgatttctttcctgttccaATTGTTTTTGCAGAGCTTCTACCAAATTTTGCAGGGAGTCtattattgcattttcttcacTTACCCGTTTAAGACAGGTTTCTATGGCTGCTGAAAGACAGGCCCCCAAAACTGAGCAAagaatggttttatttctgcccAGTTTGAATCTAGCATCATGTTGCAAAGAATATATTCTATCtacaatgttttcaaaattacacCAATTTTTCTGTGCCCATCCTTCTCTGGCTGGGGAAGGTCTAGCACCATGTTTTGCAAGCAAAGCATAAAATGCATTCTTatgtttttcagtcattttggtGAAGGGACAATAACCGCTCACAGGGAGGTATTCTTAAAGTTACACACTGCACAGCTCAAACTGtgtttcccttccttccctgaaaCGGGTGAGGAGACTAATCTACTTGGGAGGCACCCCTTAGTTACTTACAACTTGGTTGTCTCCTCAACTATACCAAGCAGTCCACACActtccaccaccaccaccaacaaaaaagtCCCATCTTTTGCACAATGAGATCTTTTAGGAAATCCTGATGACAGGGAATGCTCTTCACCTGGGCGTATACAGTTTGCGGGAATTTTCCCTCACCCCCCTTGCTTTCTAACAGCACTCACCAAAGTGGTGTGATAGGTGCGGCTGAGACGAGGGTCCTTCCCCTGTTACAATCTATATAAAACCCACAACTCCTCTGTCTATCAAGATCCTGTCCGTGACGCCAATTTAtgtcagggtccgcaaacatatgcggggaacctgatggttcgttttaggatctcagagcccaaaagacacagcgggggacaactcagtttatacaagaaaaaatgcacctttatttagtgccaccaaaatgcgatagtgggagagaaaatagagaatagtaagaaagataaaaaagagggtaaggggattatagctaccaacgtggagggacgagtcctcgaggccgagatgcccaTAGACACAAACTTCTCCGGTGGGGTGTACacgaaggtgagcaggggtctccagggttttataggttggtcaaggcggggaccaaagcgagtagcacaaagccaaagcaggagccacctgtgttgaggcaaagcaaggggcccagatccaaagcaggagccacctgcgTCAAGGGTGGGACAAAACTGGAGCCACCTGCATCAAggttgggacaaaggagagtcacagggCCAAAACCGGAGCCACCTGCgtcgaggttgggtgctcagggacaagctgcacaccgtatGTGCCGtactctggtatggacagaccagtttgggcaagcagccttggctctgtCCACTGTGACctgttccattgttcttgcactccgttctcatggagatgcataccagtcctCCGAGACTTGGCAAATGTTCCACCTCAaccaggccagggctcctttcagagtctggggtctcagtcctcagtcattggagacggtcatgaggcatatcacatccttggacagactctgacaccCTGTCAGAGCAGGGATCCTCTCTGTACAACACCTTATAaacaggggaggagcagggggtaGGGTACAGCATGGGACCAATCCAGGGGGTGAAGGGAGTGACTCTGTACATAAATGACAAATATTATAACAAATCAATAAAGCAGGGGAGGGGATATCAGAGATCCTgtccaatcactcgacgccCTCACTAGAACTTTCTAGACATCAGGGCGAGGCCTCGAGGTGATGGACTAGACCCAAGCGTTATATAACTTATGATTGTTGCAGATATTGGCATTGGGGTTTGAGCTATCCCAGACTGGGCCTCAGTCTTAGGCCTGTAGGGCCTGTGGCGCAGCTAGAAATTATGTTAAGGTGTGCACATGGGATAGTGGGTTTGTAGGCGCTGATAGGTCTAGTTTTTGTGGCATGAACATttcagccaccttaagaataagaaaaataatgtttgtttgcattctttttatgaCTTGTAATTGTAAACTATGCTGGAGTGCATTTAACCCACCATTTGAGAGAGTCTAAACGGAGAACATTATGCTAACCATATTGGCTTGACCTACGTTGCTCTGTGTCCTGGcttggaataaattaggggagaacctctaaaaggagtcccctaaaaacgaacctccaccaccccttccccccccagccctgggttcgggaaggaaaatgccttggaggattagtggaaaaaaacggtttattgacaaatgaaaaagaacactccccaacaccaaaggaaggaaaacagtacTTTCTGTGAGGGGAGGGTGCAGCGCTTCTTTCCGTGGGCCCCGGAAATTCTctgacttctcaggtcaggtcaggtccggagccggtccAAAATCTtcagcggggggggggggggaagggaaaagaaaaggaaggaaagaaaagaaaaacaaacagaagtggcaaaagccagcagcaggggcaggcagcaggcaggcagagagagagaagcagaagcagcaagtgCGCAGCCGAGCCAGAGAGCGAGAGAGAGCgagccagcagcaaaagcagcaggccCCGCCAAAGAGGGAGGGGCAGCTtccagacacaacaatgtagtccaagatatgggatagggGACAGtgtcaacccagaacattccaccccttatcccatattGTGGACacacaattaaaactttcatctcacttactcagacctttaacaTTTACACATTTCtgtccgtcttacttgctcagacctttgaCACTTATACGTTTCCTACCGTTTCATGTCTGACTGATCTAATGCACAGgcaatggtagtaacattcagcacatatcaatcttagCCCacattcagatctccctgaggtacacatcgcattgttccatctttctgcattatccaccatgtacaacccggtccaTGAGCAGAGACAATTGACAAttccacggatgggtttgcctgtacGCGAGgcagggttgatccatactgtctttcccagcaaacctctaacatgggccactgggactttatctccatctactatattaaagtgctgggactgagcaggacccactcggttggtggaacctcgagtgttaactaaccaggtggcttttgctaaatgctgctcccagttttttaaggaccctccacccaatgctttcagggtggtttttaacaacccattgtacctctccactttacctgcggctggtgcatggtaggggatataatatacccattcaataccatgttccctagcccaggttttaataagattatttttgaaatgagtcccattgtctgactcaattctcttgggagtgccgtgcctccaaaggacctgcttttcaaggcccaggatggtgttgcgggctgtagcatgagacacaggataggtttccaaccatcccgcggtggcttctaccatggtcagcacatgacgcttgccttggcgggtttgaggcagtgtgatataatcaatctgccaggcctccccatacttgtacttagaccaccgcgctccataccagagaggcttcatctgcttggcttgcttaatggcagcgcacgtctcacagtcactgataacttgagaaatactgtccatggttaaatccacccctcggtctcgtgcccacttataggtggcatctctaccttggtgacctgaggcatcatgggcccatcgtgctaggaataactctcccttgtgctcccagtcaaggTCTATCTTCAACTCtcctatctttgcagcttgatctacccgctgattattttgctgctcctcattagctctactcttggggacatgggcatctacatggaGAATCTTCACAGCTAGGttttctaaccgggcagcgatatctttccactcttcagcagcccaaattggttttcatctacgctgccagttcgcctctttccatttcttcagccatccccacagaacgttggctaccatccaagaatcagtgtacAGATAGAGCCTgggccacttctctctctttgcaatatctagggccagttgaatggctttgagttcagcaaattgactggatccaccctctcgTTCAGCGACCCCTAagacctgtcgtgtggggctccatacagctgcttTCCACCTCCAACTCATCCCTATGACGCGGCAGGAACCatcggtgaataaagcgtaacatatttcctctgccGGCAGCTGGTTGTATGGCGAAGCTTCttcaacccgggtcactggttcttgttcttcatctgcaacactgcAACTTTCACCTTCGGGacagtttgtaattacttccaaaattccagggcgattcgATTTCCCAACTCAGGCGCGTTGTataatgagggcaatccacttgctccaggtagcactggtggcatggtgggtggagggaacctttcctctaaacatccaccctagcaccggtagtcggggtaccaggaggagttgtgcttccatacctataacctctgaggcagcccgaaccccttcataggctgctagaatttccttttctgctggagtatagctggcttcagaccctcggtaacttcagctccagaatcccagtggtcagcctcgagtctccccaggcaccttctgccaaaggctccaggacagaccgtggctgctggctgcagaatagagcacgttctttacgtccggtcccgtcctgactgggccaagggctaccgcaTGAGCAAACTCCTGTTTGATCTGGGTAAaggcgtgttgctgctcagggccccactggaaagtgtttttcttgcaagTTACcaggtagagagggctcacaatctggctgtACTCTGGAATGTGCATTCTtcaaaagcctatggcacctaggaaagcttgtgtttccttcttgttggttggtggagatatcgctgtgatcttgttgatgacatcagtgggaatctgacgccgtccatcttcccacttaattcccaggaactggatttctCGAGCAGGtcccttgactttgctcttcttgatggcaaagccagcttccaggagaatctagataatcttctctcctttttcaaacacttcagctgcagtgttcccccacacaatgatgtcatcgatgtactgcagatgttctggagcctcacccttctccagtgcagcctggatcagtccacGGCAGATGGCGGGactgtgtttccacccctggggcaggcggttccaggtgtactgcacgctCCTCCAcgtgaaagcaaactgaggcctgcattctgcagccaaaggaatggagaaaaatgcattagcaatgtcaatagtggcataccaccttgctgccttggactccagctcgtactggagttccagcatgtccggcacagcagcgctcagcggtggagtcacttcattcaagcCACGATAGTCCAcagtcagtctccattctccgtCAGACTTgtgcacaggccagatggggctgttgaagggtgagtgggtttttctgaccaccccttggctctccagctcacaGATCATCTTGTGGATAGAGATCACGGCATCTCGATTTGTCCGATACTGCCGGCGGTGCACTGTCGAGGCGGCAACAGGTACTCGTTGTTCCTTTACCTTCAGAAGTCCTACTGCAGATGGGTTCTCTGAAAGtccaggcaaggtattcaattgCTTAATACCCTCTACGTCCACAGCAGCTATCTCAAATGCCCATCTGAGTCTCTTAGGGTCTTTGTAGTAGCCATTCCTGAGGaagtctatgcccagaatacatggggcctctgggccagtcacAATTGGATGTTTCTGCCACTCTTtcccagtcaggctcacctcagcttCCAACAAAGTCAATTCTTGTGATCCCTCTGTCACCCCAGCAATAGAAATcggttctgcccccacatgtccCGATGGCATTAGAGTACACTGTGACCCAGTATCAACCAAAGCTTCATGTTTTTGTGGCtctgatgtgccaggccatcgaatccacacagtccaaaaaaCACGATTTTCCCTAACttctacctggctagaggcagggcccctctaagcaTGATTATCCTTCTTTCCCTGGgcatatgtcctagaggttcctTCTAGGGGATCGGACATGTCATCATCGTCACTATACTTAACGTCCTGGTTGCAGACaactggagctgctctctgtttagtaggacttcctctttgaatcctaccttctttcaatttagttacccgttgtgccagagcagcagtgggttttccatcccatctcctCATGTCTTCCCCAGCTTCATGCAGGAAGAACCACAACTCAGCTAACGGGGTGTGCCTTCTCTCCCCATCAAAGGTGCGCCTGCCTTGAATACCAGGGCCTCTAATTTGCACAGgtgaaatttggaggaagtcctccttaatctcttccctgagctttttatgattttcctctaatttatcttccaatttctgcagtcgtgtttccacagctgcaatcctggcatgagttgggccatgtacaggatcagcatatgctcgaagctttTTTGCCATATCGAGCACGGTTTTGTatgtctcctcccgcttcattattgctagagcaaAAGCatattcagatggtccaagtcgtacaagtttttgccacatcacgggtgtacatggtaccaagtctgggttcttAATGTTTAAGCCATCTGAGAAGAtgatctctgccactgccatttctctcaagcgttgaatcccttgttctatggtcttccactgggtctgctgcatgtagagatcgtctgcacacaggtatctttgtgccacacttcccaggactcgttcccagagactgcaaggggtagccaccctcatcattccttggtcaataactggatcatgtgacagggagcccaaatgccttgcttcagtcCCGTCCAGAATTGTAGcctcgcctgcagcatcccaaagacagactaaccaactaattatagactcatctgaTTGTtgagtgtaatcctttcttaAGCCTCGAAGGCCCTTCAGCGAAAAGGAATCAATAGTGTCTCTGATCTTGTGCAAGCTGGTTGGgcatttgatcttaggccagttggtcCGGCTTCTGATCGGGTGTCAGGTGGttcggcttctgattttatatgtttgtccagcttctgattgggtgtcctcgggaggccttgagggtCCTTCACCTGTATCATCCTCCACAGGTCaatcagtctttcgtgctctctttgcctgggcaactgccagtgtcttagactccctgtctggtttagctgttggcctggAGCTCGGGATAtttgctgcagcctgagtgactggggtggtaactagcttatctccctgttccctttcttctatctgctgcccttcagtatctagcagagtacgataaacatatgccagggcccagctcactgcaataatccttttctccttagtattaccacgGCACTTCTCcttcaaatactttgccacctcagctgggttctgaatttgttcagatgggaagtcccagactataggatcagaaaattcctttaaaatttggcctatatcttcccatttcccactccactcaagatttctctttgtgggctttacccctaaatcaggagtctcattagcccctttagaaatctcagctttcattttatataaactgcagacagtatagagaaaacttactagattaaatgccagaaagatggtctctttaacactcaggggaaactgaacattttctaatagagatgtaaacaattcaaaggagaagagggaagacagaggctgaaaaaactctccccctgcttctcccctagcaaactgaatgcaccaccataacaacgaactatacactcctggaacactgtcctgggttgtagtttaggatgtattctatcaccatcttcagttaatggcccatcaatgccttgtgcataactcatagataactccctccgggagttatctctctttaatgggccatcaaggacctcctggatgactcatcatcccattgtgagatgctccgcccaaggggaggagccaagcattctcacctggatataagcttGGACTTGGAACAGTAGAAGGAGCCTCACCCACGGGATTCCCAGACaaccggagctaccagacctttctatgagatcacttcttcaggaagaccacctcgtctggactgcttccatcaccctgatcagctggtattctgactctgtcagtggtttttctttttgtattgttgattttattttattttttccttttcttctcattaaattgtattttctgacttagagcctctcacttggtttgttttcaaaccacaacaaatagattcaagcatcttaacagccctcctataaagcatcacaagcaagctcagcccaatgaatattctggttagaGCCCCACGGCCCCAAGAACTATGTATTAGGAGCAATACCAGAGCTATTTCTAGGTAAGGaaataaccctaggtaccacaaAGGTATTAAGACCTCAAAaacccctggggaccagaaatattggcaggctttcaccctgaatgacattatgaatccag
This sequence is a window from Sylvia atricapilla isolate bSylAtr1 chromosome W, bSylAtr1.pri, whole genome shotgun sequence. Protein-coding genes within it:
- the LOC136373332 gene encoding LOW QUALITY PROTEIN: uncharacterized protein (The sequence of the model RefSeq protein was modified relative to this genomic sequence to represent the inferred CDS: inserted 2 bases in 1 codon; deleted 1 base in 1 codon), with product MTEKHKNAFYALLAKHGARPSPAREGWAQKNWCNFENIVDRIYSLQHDARFKLGRNKTILCSVLGACLSAAIETCLKRVSEENAIIDSLQNLVEALQKQLEQERNHVYLLQFSLAEEQRKNLNPVETPKEIEERESYTIKQIYPQKELIHMQNCGEHCCSNLRPLIKTEYNYINEEDRDPHITTKEIPYTATNLAKIKKEYSHLPSESXTEYVFRVSLTGDDQIKLSEQEASGYWGHGVFLTGNTRAPWSLTQCAAYWAGGLNPLERDDPLAIVGTSDQLLENIHKAAWFQMIHERKLFSGCESPMQQPVKPEIMTPLIRGLPESLKPTAILLQKTIASITPVDRLERCLGHASDQTGSTDSTDSSPFATPSTQSNSSRKVWTWNGVAEELISYSKK